In Heptranchias perlo isolate sHepPer1 unplaced genomic scaffold, sHepPer1.hap1 HAP1_SCAFFOLD_538, whole genome shotgun sequence, the following are encoded in one genomic region:
- the LOC137315131 gene encoding gastrula zinc finger protein XlCGF49.1-like has protein sequence MEKPWKCGDCGKGFNYPSELETHRRRHTGERPFTCSVSGKGFAQSSTLLTHQRVHTDERPLKCSDCGKSFKSKRNLLTLQRSHTGERPFTCSVCGKRFTRSSTLLAHQQVHTDKRPLNVLTVGRDLKSETNC, from the coding sequence atggagaaaccgtggaaatgtggggactgtgggaagggattcaattacccttcagagctggaaactcatcgacgccgtcacactggggagaggccgttcacctgctccgtgtctgggaagggattcgctcagtcatccaccctgctgacacaccagcgagttcacactgatgagagacctttgaaatgttctgactgtgggaagagctttaaaagcaaaaggaatctgctgacactccAACgctcccacactggggagaggccgttcacctgctccgtgtgtgggaagagattcactcggtcatccaccctgctggcacaccagcaagttcacactgataagagacctttaaatgttctgactgtgggaagagatttaaaatcagaaacgaactgctga